One region of Archocentrus centrarchus isolate MPI-CPG fArcCen1 chromosome 6, fArcCen1, whole genome shotgun sequence genomic DNA includes:
- the lyve1b gene encoding lymphatic vessel endothelial hyaluronic receptor 1b: MARLCCLAPFLLVFFALFLQTSESTLSKVISQSYRATGVFLLIEGETYTLNFTSASDACLSLNVTIASEIQMTKAVQDGLETCKYGWIAEQTAVIPRISSTKNCGAGKTGLVKWKAPANKLFGVFCFNASALTDLETTASPQSSTSSTPPTALTRTSTSSTPSVASTTKPMSSTKKPITTKPPQSTPSASASAVPIETSQSAGISSSPPPSLTTFSTPVPVSLPPLTTSSALTFIFTASTHAFNFPVSSESLLPQPESTAKPSLEGLDTALIILGIVLLLLTTASIMWYYKFYVFSCLYQGQQMDEMETEMWKCTDSEMGLHNQYGQEDDDEEEESYRKYSSDIMLCVKPDMKANSSE, translated from the exons ATGGCAAGACTTTGTTGCTTGGCACCatttttgcttgtgttttttgCCCTGTTTTTACAAACCTCTGAATCCACTTTGAGTAAAG TCATCTCTCAGAGTTACAGAGCCACTGGAGTCTTCCTGCTTATTGAAGGAGAAACCTACACCTTGAACTTCACCTCTGCCAGTGATGCCTGTCTTTCTCTGAATGTCACCATAGCGTCCGAAATCCAGATGACAAAAGCGGTACAGGATGGACTGGAGACATGCAA ATATGGCTGGATAGCCGAGCAGACTGCAGTCATCCCACGAATTTCATCCACAAAGAATTGTGGCGCGGGCAAAACGGGGCTGGTGAAATGGAAAGCACCAGCAAATAAACTGTTTGGTGTCTTCTGCTTCAACGCATCTG CACTAACAGATTTGGAGACAACAGCCAGCCCACAATCCTCCACGTCTTCAACGCCGCCGACAGCTCTAACTCGAACCTCAACATCTTCCACACCTTCGGTCGCATCAACAACTAAGCCCATGTCCTCAACAAAAAAGCCAATAACAACAAAACCTCCTCAGTCGACACCCTCAGCGTCAGCTTCTGCTGTCCCCATCGAGACATCGCAGTCAGCTGGGATTTCCTCTTCTCCCCCCCCTTCTCTTACAACTTTCTCAACCCCTGTTCCTGTCTCTTTGCCTCCCCTAACCACATCCTCTGCTCTCACTTTTATCTTTACTGCTTCCACTCATGCCTTTAATTTCCCTGTTTCCTCTGAGTCACTGCTGCCACAGCCTGAAAGCACTGCTAAACCTTCTCTAGAAG gTTTAGATACAGCACTTATCATTCTTGGCATCGTTCTCCTGCTCCTGACAACAGCAAGCATTATGTGGTACTATAAATT CTATGTTTTCAGCTGCTTGTATCAGGGGCAGCAGATggatgagatggagacagagatgTGGAAGTGCACTGACAGTGAGATGGGCCTACACAACCAGTATGGacaagaagatgatgatgaagaggaagaatcATACAGGAAGTACTCCAGTGATATAATGCTGTGTGTGAAGCCAGATATGAAAGCAAACTCTTCAGAGTAG